A genome region from Mesorhizobium sp. B2-1-8 includes the following:
- a CDS encoding ABC transporter permease, producing the protein MRPLHPVSPSLRTVLGISFFVLFVAFWAWITLGGHVNRIFLADPLSMLRDGWRLLVEDRFWLDILITIWRVFGGFVLASVVAVPLGIAMGAWKPVEAFLEPFVSFARYLPASAFIPLLILWAGIGELEKLLVIFVGSVFQIILIIAVKVGSTRRDLVEAAYTLGSTSNGIVRRVIMPANAPEIAETLRLVLGWAWTYVIVAELIGSSSGIGYMIINSQSRLATGQIIFGIIVIGLIGLLSDFAFKAFNRWLFPWSLA; encoded by the coding sequence ATGCGCCCCTTGCATCCTGTCTCACCGAGCCTGCGAACAGTGCTCGGCATTTCCTTCTTCGTGCTGTTCGTGGCCTTCTGGGCCTGGATCACGCTTGGCGGCCACGTCAACCGCATCTTCCTCGCCGATCCGCTGTCGATGCTGCGGGACGGCTGGCGGCTGCTGGTCGAGGACCGTTTCTGGCTCGACATACTGATCACCATCTGGCGCGTCTTCGGCGGCTTTGTGCTGGCCTCGGTCGTCGCCGTGCCGCTCGGCATCGCCATGGGCGCCTGGAAGCCGGTGGAAGCGTTTCTGGAGCCCTTCGTCTCCTTCGCCCGCTATCTGCCGGCGTCGGCCTTCATTCCGCTGCTCATCCTGTGGGCCGGCATTGGCGAACTGGAAAAACTGCTCGTCATCTTCGTCGGCTCGGTGTTCCAGATCATCCTGATCATTGCCGTCAAGGTGGGTTCCACGCGGCGCGACCTGGTCGAGGCCGCCTATACGCTGGGCTCGACCAGCAACGGCATCGTCAGGCGGGTGATCATGCCGGCCAACGCGCCCGAGATCGCCGAGACGTTGCGGCTGGTGCTCGGCTGGGCCTGGACCTATGTCATCGTTGCCGAACTGATCGGTTCGTCGTCCGGCATCGGCTACATGATCATCAACAGCCAATCGCGGCTGGCGACCGGTCAGATCATCTTCGGCATCATCGTCATCGGCCTGATCGGGCTGTTGTCCGATTTCGCTTTCAAGGCGTTCAACCGCTGGCTCTTTCCGTGGAGCCTGGCGTGA
- a CDS encoding ABC transporter ATP-binding protein — MSKLLIEGVSRTFAGVRGGEPVRALMPVDLAVAANDFITILGPSGCGKSTLLRIVAGLEAPSEGRVLLDGKAVTRPGPDRGMVFQSYTLFPWLTVAENIAFGLRERGMAEEERDGIVASYVDLVGLKGFENHWPKQLSGGMQQRTAIARALANDPEILLLDEPFGALDNQTRGLMQELLLGIWERRKKTVLFVTHDIEEAIFMASRVIVMTARPGRIKSDVAIDLPHPRHYTLKTSPEFSALKARLTEDIRVEAMRTADAH; from the coding sequence GTGAGCAAGCTTCTCATCGAGGGCGTTTCCCGGACTTTTGCCGGCGTGCGCGGCGGAGAGCCGGTCAGGGCGCTGATGCCGGTCGACCTGGCGGTCGCGGCCAATGATTTCATCACCATACTGGGGCCGTCCGGTTGCGGAAAGTCGACGCTGTTGAGGATCGTCGCCGGCCTGGAGGCGCCAAGCGAAGGCCGCGTTCTGCTTGATGGCAAGGCGGTGACGAGACCGGGACCGGATCGCGGCATGGTCTTCCAGTCCTACACGCTTTTCCCATGGCTGACGGTCGCCGAAAACATCGCCTTCGGGCTACGCGAACGTGGCATGGCCGAAGAGGAGCGGGACGGGATCGTCGCTTCCTATGTCGATCTCGTTGGGCTGAAGGGGTTCGAGAACCATTGGCCGAAGCAGCTTTCCGGCGGCATGCAGCAGCGCACGGCGATAGCGCGGGCACTGGCCAACGATCCGGAAATCCTGTTGCTGGACGAGCCGTTCGGGGCGCTCGACAACCAGACGCGCGGGCTAATGCAGGAATTGCTGCTCGGCATATGGGAACGGCGCAAGAAGACGGTGCTGTTCGTCACCCACGATATCGAGGAGGCGATCTTCATGGCCTCGCGGGTCATCGTGATGACGGCGCGGCCCGGCCGCATCAAGTCGGATGTCGCCATCGACCTGCCGCATCCGCGCCACTACACGCTGAAGACCAGTCCGGAATTCTCGGCGTTGAAGGCACGGCTGACCGAGGACATCCGCGTCGAAGCGATGCGAACGGCAGACGCGCACTAA
- a CDS encoding GlxA family transcriptional regulator gives MIAFATALDPLRSANRMLGYEAYCWRLASIDGKPVRASNGVECAVNTSLEEERKKMAGPDRPNMAIVCSGINVERYQNKSAFAWLREEYNRGVAVGGLCTGAHILAAAGLLSNKRCAIHWENLPGFSEAFPKANVFADLFEIDQNIYTCAGGTAALDMMLKLIGDDFDENLVNRVCEQVLTDRVRSPTDRQRLPLRARLGVQNSKVLTIIELMEANLSEPLSLIEIADHVDLSRRQIERLFRTEMGRSPARYYLEIRLDRARHLLIQSSLPVVEVAVACGFVSASHFSKCYRELYARSPQQERVDRKQLLAA, from the coding sequence ATGATCGCTTTTGCGACCGCGCTAGACCCGTTGCGCTCCGCCAATCGGATGCTCGGCTACGAGGCCTACTGCTGGCGTCTCGCCAGCATCGACGGCAAACCCGTGCGCGCCTCGAACGGCGTGGAGTGTGCGGTCAACACCTCGCTCGAGGAGGAACGCAAGAAGATGGCAGGGCCGGATCGCCCCAACATGGCCATCGTCTGCAGCGGCATCAATGTCGAGCGCTACCAGAACAAGTCGGCCTTTGCCTGGCTGCGCGAGGAATACAACCGCGGCGTCGCCGTCGGCGGCCTGTGCACCGGTGCGCATATCCTCGCCGCCGCCGGGCTGTTGTCGAACAAGCGTTGCGCCATCCATTGGGAAAACCTGCCGGGCTTTTCCGAGGCCTTCCCGAAGGCCAATGTCTTTGCCGACCTGTTCGAGATCGACCAGAACATCTACACCTGCGCCGGCGGCACCGCCGCGCTCGACATGATGCTGAAGCTGATCGGCGACGATTTCGACGAGAACCTCGTCAACCGCGTGTGCGAGCAGGTGCTGACCGACCGTGTGCGCAGCCCGACCGACCGCCAGCGCCTGCCGCTGCGCGCCCGCCTCGGCGTGCAGAACTCGAAAGTGCTGACCATCATCGAACTGATGGAGGCCAATCTGTCCGAGCCGCTGTCGCTGATCGAGATCGCCGACCATGTCGACCTGTCGCGCCGCCAGATCGAGCGCCTGTTCCGCACCGAGATGGGCCGCTCCCCTGCCCGCTACTATCTCGAAATCCGCCTCGACCGCGCCCGCCATCTCTTGATCCAGTCGTCGCTGCCGGTGGTCGAAGTGGCGGTCGCCTGCGGCTTCGTCTCGGCCTCGCATTTCTCGAAATGCTACCGCGAGCTCTACGCCCGCTCGCCGCAGCAAGAGCGCGTAGACCGCAAGCAGTTGCTGGCGGCCTGA
- a CDS encoding LysR substrate-binding domain-containing protein, whose amino-acid sequence MNAPLNHPLPLLDLDVLRTFVAIAETGSFTTAANAVFRTPSAVSMQIKKLEDILGRSVFARDARSVTLTTDGEMLLGYARRLLSINREVVSKFIIPDIVGVVRLGSPDDYGERVLPHVLKRFAQSHPSIAVDVTIDQSSNLRRRMDDRALDITLLTNSYKTSALGAEVLLTEPIVWAGAKGGCAHLREPLPVSLWEEGCAWRAGALEALGREGRNYRVAYMSAHTAGQRAAIMADLAVAPLPRSFLGNDMVELCPKDGMPDIGTYNLAMVVAPDASAPVKAVADHIRATFEVFRETGKF is encoded by the coding sequence ATGAACGCTCCACTCAATCACCCGCTGCCGCTGCTCGACCTCGATGTTTTGCGCACTTTCGTGGCGATTGCCGAGACCGGCAGTTTCACCACCGCGGCCAATGCGGTGTTCCGCACACCGTCGGCGGTCTCCATGCAGATCAAAAAGCTGGAAGACATTCTCGGCCGCTCGGTGTTCGCGCGCGACGCGCGTTCGGTGACGCTGACCACGGACGGCGAAATGCTGCTCGGCTATGCCCGCCGGCTTTTGTCGATCAACCGCGAGGTGGTATCGAAGTTCATCATCCCCGACATTGTCGGCGTGGTGCGGCTCGGCTCACCTGACGACTATGGCGAGCGCGTGCTGCCGCATGTGCTGAAGCGTTTCGCGCAGTCGCATCCCTCGATTGCAGTCGATGTCACCATCGACCAGAGCAGCAACCTGCGTCGGCGCATGGACGACCGGGCGCTCGACATCACGCTTCTGACCAACTCCTACAAGACCAGCGCGCTCGGCGCCGAGGTGCTCTTGACCGAGCCGATCGTGTGGGCCGGCGCCAAGGGCGGCTGCGCGCATCTGCGCGAACCGCTGCCGGTGTCATTGTGGGAAGAAGGCTGTGCCTGGCGGGCCGGTGCGCTCGAAGCATTGGGCCGCGAGGGCCGCAACTATCGCGTCGCTTACATGAGTGCCCATACCGCAGGCCAGCGTGCCGCGATCATGGCAGACCTTGCGGTCGCGCCGCTGCCGAGATCGTTCCTCGGCAACGACATGGTCGAACTCTGCCCGAAGGACGGGATGCCCGATATCGGCACTTACAATCTTGCCATGGTGGTGGCGCCGGACGCCAGCGCGCCGGTCAAGGCCGTCGCCGACCACATTCGCGCGACCTTCGAGGTGTTTCGGGAAACCGGCAAGTTCTGA
- a CDS encoding alpha/beta hydrolase: MPSLKSHVVSFVLRYSRKQAFSSPENLQRWIAAARKTEDHHPPAALQQRYDIQTRTVDGFPVYEIAPRAGEHKRILYLHGGAYVFEITPYHWYLIADMAERLGYGITVPIYPIAPEHDFHAMFGMVGAVYRQMLDETEAEDIIFMGDSAGGNMAVVLTMMAAEEGLSVPSRHVLISPGLDVSLANPEVFEAERNDPWLGIAGGREAIRLYSAGMDPTDWRISPVYGELSILPKTLLLTGSRDLLTPDNLIFAQKARAVGVEVELVYEEGMFHVWPLIDMPEARRARQHIVAFLSESPSPIVQGTAARFKAPSEEAAEQGLRSEYPG, from the coding sequence ATGCCAAGTTTGAAAAGCCACGTCGTGTCCTTCGTGCTCAGGTACAGCCGCAAGCAGGCCTTTTCCAGCCCGGAAAACCTGCAGCGCTGGATCGCGGCCGCGCGCAAGACCGAGGATCACCATCCGCCGGCCGCGCTGCAGCAGCGTTACGACATCCAGACGCGCACCGTTGACGGTTTCCCGGTCTACGAAATCGCCCCCAGGGCTGGAGAGCACAAACGGATACTCTACCTGCATGGCGGCGCCTATGTCTTTGAGATTACGCCTTATCACTGGTATCTGATCGCCGACATGGCCGAGCGGCTGGGCTACGGCATCACCGTGCCGATCTATCCCATCGCCCCGGAACATGATTTCCACGCCATGTTCGGCATGGTCGGCGCCGTCTATCGCCAGATGCTCGACGAGACAGAGGCGGAAGACATCATCTTCATGGGCGATTCCGCGGGCGGCAACATGGCCGTGGTGCTGACCATGATGGCGGCGGAAGAGGGTTTGTCCGTACCCTCGCGTCATGTGCTGATTTCACCCGGGCTCGACGTCTCGCTCGCAAACCCCGAAGTGTTCGAGGCGGAGCGGAACGATCCATGGTTGGGCATTGCCGGTGGGCGGGAGGCAATCCGGCTCTATAGTGCCGGTATGGATCCGACCGACTGGCGCATCAGCCCGGTCTATGGCGAACTGTCGATATTGCCAAAGACATTGCTCCTGACGGGCTCCCGCGATCTTCTCACGCCCGACAATCTGATCTTTGCACAAAAAGCCCGCGCCGTCGGTGTCGAGGTGGAGTTGGTCTACGAGGAAGGCATGTTCCACGTTTGGCCGTTGATCGACATGCCGGAAGCGCGGCGTGCGCGCCAACACATCGTCGCTTTCCTGAGCGAGAGCCCCTCGCCGATCGTTCAAGGCACGGCGGCAAGGTTCAAAGCGCCCTCCGAAGAGGCGGCGGAGCAAGGCCTTCGGTCCGAGTATCCCGGATGA